The Candidatus Angelobacter sp. genome window below encodes:
- a CDS encoding cytochrome c has product MKIFIYFLMILLLECFFIRSCSYKRFPNLVYMPDMYYSEAYEAYSHPDNPSNNRSNNHYYFRKMVISLLPVIGSVPRNEEGILPYDIPNSNDGYESSKKITYSPLNYQEIKKNIELGQKMYSINCSICHSNNGDGLGLLVKNVKIIGVPSYKDREEITLGSVFHVIMYGKNNMGSYASQLKMSDCWKVAMYVIYLKKCIWNG; this is encoded by the coding sequence ATGAAAATATTTATTTATTTTTTAATGATTCTTCTTTTAGAATGTTTTTTTATTCGTTCATGTTCATATAAAAGATTCCCAAATCTGGTTTATATGCCAGACATGTATTATTCTGAGGCATATGAAGCTTATTCTCACCCAGACAATCCTTCTAATAATAGATCGAATAACCATTATTATTTTAGAAAAATGGTTATTTCTTTACTCCCTGTAATTGGAAGTGTTCCTAGAAATGAAGAGGGCATATTGCCTTATGATATTCCCAATTCCAATGATGGATACGAATCCTCAAAAAAAATAACTTATTCTCCTTTAAATTACCAAGAAATAAAAAAGAATATAGAGCTTGGTCAGAAAATGTATAGTATTAATTGTTCTATATGTCATAGTAACAATGGAGATGGGTTAGGTCTTTTAGTAAAAAATGTAAAAATAATCGGAGTTCCTAGTTATAAAGATAGAGAAGAGATTACATTAGGTAGCGTTTTTCACGTAATAATGTACGGAAAAAATAATATGGGATCTTATGCTTCTCAACTTAAAATGTCGGATTGTTGGAAAGTCGCAATGTATGTAATTTACTTAAAAAAATGTATATGGAATGGATAA
- the mutS gene encoding DNA mismatch repair protein MutS, with protein sequence MKKNEYKNTPLMNQYYAIKSRYTDALLLFRVGDFYETLAEDAIKCSQILDIALTKRSNIDLAGFPYHSIDSYLPKLVRAGFRVAICDQLEESQSNSILKRDVTELVTPSLALNDQIFDSRTNNFLISLFWEREKGGAALLDISSGEFFILENSAKHVNELVKRFQPNEIIYPKKFKNIFNLVFGVGYRNYAMFDWVFEYNAAYEKLTCKFQTISLKGFGIENFPLAISAAGAVLQYLSDTEHNCIEHISSISQMEEEKYLWIDDFTLRNLEIVKSLNDKGLALINILDKTVSTIGARLLKRWILFPLKNISKIEERHNAVFEFLDKKNVSLRIFDQLKRISDVERLTFKISSKRITPREVIVLHKSLVAISTIKKILLKVKSSVFKILAEKLHSWIGFCDRIMKTLSSDPPYKINKGNFIAKGYSKELDYLRDLMSSSKDYLEKLILRERKRTGIGSLKISFNRIFGYYIEIRNAYKNKVPSRWLRKQTLANSERYISEELKEYEAKVLVAEKKIFYLEKEIFNELILHLSGYIKIMLENARNIACIDVFHSFSICSSENNYIRPVLDESFDLEIFKGRHPIIEKNLPIGKTYIANDIHLNRSDQQILMITGPNMSGKSAILRQTALIVLMSHIGSYVSAKSAKIGRIDKIFSRVGASDNISLGESTFMVEMNETANILNNFSDRSLIIFDEIGRGTSTYDGISIAWAVTEFLHQHVKRPKTLFATHYHELSEMSRFFNRIKNFNVSVKEIDGKVVFLYKLIQGESEHSYGIHVAKMAGVPIHIIQRATEILNFQFKFFQDQTLESIRENLLKIDLNLLTPVDALIKLNEFKKMIKMRE encoded by the coding sequence GTGAAAAAAAATGAATATAAAAATACCCCACTTATGAATCAGTATTATGCGATAAAATCAAGATATACTGATGCATTATTGCTATTTAGAGTGGGGGATTTTTACGAAACTTTAGCAGAAGATGCTATTAAATGTTCTCAAATACTTGATATTGCTTTGACAAAACGTTCGAACATTGATTTAGCTGGATTTCCATATCATTCCATTGACTCTTATCTACCAAAACTTGTTAGAGCTGGTTTTCGTGTTGCTATTTGTGATCAGTTAGAAGAATCTCAGTCTAATTCTATTCTAAAAAGAGATGTTACAGAATTAGTTACCCCGTCTCTTGCATTAAACGATCAAATCTTTGATTCTCGTACTAACAATTTTTTAATATCTCTTTTCTGGGAAAGAGAGAAGGGAGGAGCTGCATTATTGGATATTTCATCTGGAGAATTTTTTATTTTAGAAAATTCAGCAAAACATGTAAATGAATTAGTGAAACGTTTTCAGCCAAATGAAATTATTTACCCCAAAAAATTTAAAAATATATTTAATCTTGTTTTTGGGGTAGGGTATCGTAATTATGCTATGTTTGATTGGGTTTTTGAATATAACGCAGCTTACGAAAAACTTACTTGTAAGTTTCAAACAATATCTCTTAAAGGATTCGGAATTGAAAATTTCCCTTTAGCTATATCAGCAGCTGGTGCTGTTTTACAGTATCTTTCTGATACTGAGCACAATTGCATTGAACATATTTCTTCTATTAGCCAAATGGAAGAAGAAAAATATCTCTGGATAGATGATTTTACTTTGAGAAATCTTGAAATAGTAAAATCTCTTAACGACAAAGGCCTTGCACTAATTAATATTCTAGATAAAACAGTATCTACCATAGGAGCTAGGCTTCTGAAAAGGTGGATTTTATTTCCGCTTAAAAATATTTCAAAAATTGAAGAAAGACATAATGCCGTATTTGAATTTTTGGATAAAAAAAACGTTTCATTAAGAATCTTTGATCAACTTAAAAGAATATCTGACGTTGAAAGACTCACCTTTAAAATTTCTTCTAAACGTATTACACCTAGAGAAGTAATCGTTTTGCATAAATCTTTGGTCGCAATTTCTACTATTAAAAAAATTCTTTTAAAAGTAAAATCATCTGTATTTAAAATTTTAGCTGAAAAACTCCATTCTTGGATTGGATTCTGCGACAGAATTATGAAAACACTTTCTTCTGATCCTCCTTATAAAATTAATAAGGGAAATTTTATAGCAAAAGGTTATTCTAAAGAGCTAGATTATTTACGTGACTTGATGTCTTCAAGTAAAGATTATCTTGAAAAACTTATCTTAAGAGAGCGTAAACGTACAGGTATTGGAAGTTTGAAAATTTCATTCAACAGAATCTTTGGGTATTATATAGAAATAAGAAATGCATATAAAAATAAAGTTCCGAGTAGATGGTTACGTAAACAAACCTTAGCAAATTCTGAACGATATATTAGCGAAGAGCTAAAAGAGTATGAGGCTAAAGTTTTGGTCGCTGAAAAAAAAATTTTTTATTTAGAAAAGGAAATTTTTAATGAATTGATTCTCCATCTTTCTGGATATATAAAAATTATGCTAGAAAACGCAAGAAATATAGCTTGTATTGATGTTTTTCATTCTTTTTCTATTTGCTCTTCTGAAAATAATTACATTAGGCCAGTATTAGACGAATCTTTTGATTTAGAAATTTTTAAGGGAAGACATCCTATTATTGAAAAGAATCTACCTATTGGGAAAACTTATATAGCTAATGATATTCATCTTAATAGAAGCGATCAACAGATTTTAATGATTACGGGGCCTAATATGTCTGGAAAATCTGCGATCCTTCGGCAAACAGCATTGATTGTTCTAATGTCACATATTGGAAGTTATGTTTCGGCTAAAAGTGCTAAAATTGGGAGAATAGACAAAATTTTTAGTAGAGTGGGTGCTTCTGATAATATTTCTCTCGGTGAATCAACTTTCATGGTTGAAATGAATGAAACCGCAAATATTTTGAACAATTTTTCAGATAGAAGCTTGATAATTTTTGACGAAATTGGAAGAGGGACAAGTACTTATGATGGAATATCCATAGCTTGGGCTGTTACGGAATTTCTCCATCAGCATGTTAAAAGACCTAAAACTTTATTTGCTACACATTACCATGAATTAAGTGAAATGTCTAGATTTTTTAATAGAATTAAAAATTTTAATGTATCCGTAAAGGAAATAGATGGAAAAGTAGTTTTCTTGTATAAACTTATACAAGGAGAAAGCGAACACAGTTATGGTATTCACGTTGCAAAAATGGCTGGAGTTCCCATTCACATAATTCAACGTGCTACTGAAATTTTAAATTTTCAATTCAAGTTTTTTCAAGATCAAACTCTTGAATCCATAAGAGAGAATCTTCTTAAGATAGATTTGAATCTTTTAACTCCTGTAGATGCATTAATAAAACTTAATGAGTTTAAAAAAATGATAAAAATGCGAGAGTAG
- the tatA gene encoding twin-arginine translocase TatA/TatE family subunit, with product MDFILVTLGAFGTTEIIVIVILSLLIFGGKKIPELMKGLGLGIREFKKATQEDLEREDKNQEDESKKDR from the coding sequence ATGGATTTCATATTAGTTACATTGGGTGCTTTTGGCACCACAGAAATTATAGTAATTGTTATTTTATCTCTACTTATTTTTGGGGGTAAGAAAATTCCAGAACTTATGAAAGGATTAGGTCTAGGAATTAGAGAGTTTAAAAAAGCAACTCAAGAAGATCTAGAAAGAGAAGATAAAAACCAAGAAGATGAATCTAAAAAGGATAGATGA
- a CDS encoding ATP-dependent Clp protease proteolytic subunit — MEFKKYAIKNQGISSLSLHYYEDSLKSFYESSITPYITEERKLNVAQIDVFSRLMMDRILFLGTYINDQVANIIQAQLLFLQSVNNKEIRIYINSPGGSVYSGFGIYDTMQMVSPDISTICTGMSASMAAVLLCAGTKGKRAGLKHSRIMLHQPIGGIYGPASDVEISMREINNIKREIYEIIALHSEQSFSKVEKDSDRDFWMTSEEALKYGIIDEVLGAE; from the coding sequence GTGGAATTTAAAAAATACGCTATCAAGAATCAGGGCATTAGCAGCTTGTCCTTACATTATTATGAGGATTCTTTAAAATCTTTTTATGAATCTTCTATTACACCTTATATTACTGAAGAACGTAAATTAAATGTTGCTCAAATAGATGTTTTTTCCAGATTAATGATGGATAGAATTCTATTTCTAGGGACTTATATAAATGATCAAGTAGCTAATATTATTCAAGCCCAGTTATTGTTTTTGCAATCAGTTAATAATAAGGAAATACGGATATATATTAATTCACCGGGTGGTTCCGTTTATTCTGGATTTGGTATTTACGATACGATGCAAATGGTTTCACCGGATATTTCAACCATTTGTACAGGAATGTCGGCTTCAATGGCAGCTGTATTACTTTGTGCAGGCACAAAGGGAAAAAGAGCAGGATTAAAGCATTCCAGGATAATGCTACATCAACCTATAGGTGGGATATATGGCCCAGCTTCTGATGTTGAGATTTCAATGCGTGAAATCAATAATATAAAAAGGGAAATATATGAAATTATCGCACTTCATAGTGAACAATCTTTTTCGAAAGTTGAAAAAGATTCTGATAGAGATTTTTGGATGACTTCTGAAGAAGCTTTGAAATATGGAATTATTGATGAAGTATTAGGAGCAGAATAA
- the tsaB gene encoding tRNA (adenosine(37)-N6)-threonylcarbamoyltransferase complex dimerization subunit type 1 TsaB produces MAIILNIETSTKNCSVSISKDGNCISLFEFKTKNYSHSENLHVFIKKSLKEARIKFSNLNAVCVSRGPGSYTGLRIGVSSAKGICYVLNIPLLSIDTLTVMSKEMNPDEGFLIPMIDANRKEVYTTVFDSFGKMLCPIKAIILNNNYYQKYSNKKIHLIGDGAFKALNVLKLDFEYHPNIIPSAKNMGEISEMLFQLKKNENILLFEPFYLKK; encoded by the coding sequence ATGGCTATAATACTTAATATAGAAACTTCAACAAAAAATTGTTCTGTTAGTATTTCTAAAGACGGAAACTGCATTAGTCTTTTTGAGTTTAAAACGAAAAACTATTCTCATTCCGAGAATCTACATGTTTTTATAAAAAAATCTTTGAAAGAAGCAAGAATAAAATTCTCCAATTTAAATGCTGTCTGCGTTAGCAGGGGGCCTGGATCATATACTGGTTTAAGAATAGGAGTATCTTCAGCTAAAGGTATTTGTTACGTATTGAATATTCCTCTTCTATCCATAGATACTCTTACTGTAATGAGCAAAGAAATGAATCCAGATGAAGGATTTTTGATCCCTATGATTGATGCTAATCGTAAAGAAGTTTATACAACCGTATTTGATTCTTTTGGTAAAATGCTTTGTCCTATAAAGGCTATTATATTAAATAATAATTACTATCAAAAATATTCCAATAAAAAAATTCATCTAATAGGAGATGGAGCATTCAAAGCTTTGAATGTTCTAAAACTGGACTTTGAATATCATCCTAATATAATACCTTCAGCTAAGAATATGGGAGAAATCTCTGAGATGCTTTTTCAGCTTAAAAAAAATGAAAATATTTTATTATTTGAACCATTTTATTTGAAAAAATAG
- a CDS encoding SufE family protein — MSIVEREIIGEFFQFENWEERYEHIINIGKSLPKMEERSEDKLIGGCLSKVWIYAYLRNGNIILRADSDAILPSGISALIIRVYSDRSPKEIEIIPEKINFIYHIGLNEFISPIRSNGMFSMINKIKFYAKILQKLWL, encoded by the coding sequence ATGAGTATAGTGGAAAGAGAAATAATAGGAGAATTTTTCCAATTTGAAAATTGGGAAGAACGATATGAACATATTATAAATATTGGTAAATCACTTCCAAAAATGGAAGAACGAAGTGAAGACAAGCTAATAGGAGGCTGCTTATCCAAAGTATGGATTTACGCATATTTAAGAAATGGAAATATAATTTTACGAGCTGATAGTGATGCTATTTTACCTAGTGGAATTTCTGCTCTGATTATCAGAGTTTATTCTGATAGATCTCCCAAAGAAATTGAAATTATACCTGAAAAAATAAATTTTATTTACCATATTGGACTGAATGAGTTTATCTCTCCCATTAGGAGTAATGGAATGTTCTCTATGATTAACAAAATTAAATTTTATGCAAAGATTCTTCAGAAGTTATGGCTATAA
- a CDS encoding oligosaccharide flippase family protein, which produces MYKKIIKQTIVYGIGYIIPKCVNYLFLKLFTTKLAPIEFSLYSDMYSSSFLLINFLTFGLENSYLRFLYKNRGREKTIVFSNVMIVFSFVSVGVLLSGLIFIYPISFLGGYKGHEEYLLMFFMIIFLDILCVLPMTWLRANEMDVRYSFIRVFGVLIFFSVSMYMLSSVNHIVFLPIDLIKKHTDRTGYIFFSNFVASLASFIYFLPIIIKTNFKKINIPLIIKMLRYGTPIMIGALVFSINQNIDKLIIKRCISDEMNGSYTACYRIAAFISSYVMSFRICIEPFFLKKAETVDAKIIYSKMTYFFTLVGSVIYFFICSNVQQIAKLMINKKYHRTLSTVPLIMMADLFLGIYINFSISYKVIDKTIIGVYISLIGILVTILFNILVLFSKFGFLMSSLGILASYAAMLQVSYIWGLKNYPVNYPKWKMIFLLFLAYIAGSITCITNGIILNLLEQAVYLMIVYCFFFKKKH; this is translated from the coding sequence GTGTATAAAAAGATAATTAAACAAACTATTGTATACGGTATAGGATATATAATCCCAAAGTGTGTTAATTATCTATTTTTAAAATTATTTACCACAAAATTAGCCCCAATTGAATTTTCACTTTACAGTGATATGTACTCATCCTCTTTTTTGCTAATTAATTTTCTTACTTTTGGGCTAGAAAACTCTTATTTACGTTTTCTGTATAAAAACAGAGGAAGAGAAAAAACAATTGTTTTTTCTAACGTAATGATTGTATTCTCTTTTGTATCCGTAGGAGTTTTACTTTCTGGACTTATTTTTATATATCCTATATCTTTTTTAGGAGGATACAAAGGACATGAAGAATATCTCTTAATGTTCTTTATGATAATATTCCTTGATATTCTTTGTGTACTTCCAATGACTTGGCTTAGAGCTAATGAGATGGACGTTAGATATTCGTTTATCAGAGTTTTTGGGGTTTTAATATTTTTTTCTGTTAGCATGTATATGCTTTCATCGGTTAATCATATTGTTTTCTTACCAATTGATCTTATCAAAAAACATACAGATAGAACTGGATATATTTTTTTTTCAAATTTTGTTGCTTCTTTAGCAAGTTTTATCTATTTTCTCCCAATTATTATAAAGACAAATTTTAAAAAAATAAATATTCCCTTAATTATTAAAATGCTTAGATACGGGACTCCTATAATGATTGGAGCTCTTGTTTTTTCTATTAATCAAAACATTGATAAGCTTATTATTAAACGATGTATTTCTGATGAAATGAACGGAAGCTATACGGCATGCTATCGTATAGCAGCTTTCATAAGCTCCTATGTAATGTCTTTTAGGATCTGCATAGAGCCTTTCTTTCTCAAAAAAGCTGAAACGGTAGATGCTAAAATTATTTATAGCAAAATGACTTATTTCTTCACTCTAGTGGGATCCGTTATTTATTTTTTCATTTGTTCTAATGTACAGCAAATAGCAAAACTTATGATAAACAAAAAATATCATAGAACTTTATCTACTGTTCCGTTAATTATGATGGCTGATCTTTTTTTAGGAATTTATATAAATTTTTCTATTTCCTATAAAGTTATTGATAAAACTATTATTGGAGTATATATTTCTTTAATTGGAATACTTGTTACAATTTTATTTAATATTTTAGTTTTATTCTCCAAATTTGGATTTTTAATGAGTTCTTTAGGAATATTAGCTTCGTACGCAGCTATGCTTCAAGTCTCATATATCTGGGGCCTGAAGAATTATCCTGTGAATTATCCTAAATGGAAAATGATATTTTTACTATTTTTAGCATATATAGCTGGATCTATTACTTGTATTACAAATGGAATTATTCTAAATCTTTTAGAACAAGCAGTATATTTAATGATTGTTTACTGCTTTTTTTTCAAAAAAAAACATTAA
- the nrfD gene encoding NrfD/PsrC family molybdoenzyme membrane anchor subunit: protein MMFSYEYPIRKPLILGKKNYNDLTKDVSCTVETKAGKLWWISFIIALTAMIWGGVCIFYTVGKGIGTWGLNRTINWAWDITNFVWWVGIGHAGTLISAVLLLFRQKWRLSINRSAEAMTIFAVMQASIFPIIHMGRPWNSYWVFPIPNKFGTFWPNFNSPLLWDVFAISTYFSVSTIFWFLGLIPDFAMLRDYSVKPLQKKIYSILSFGWGGKAKQWKNFEEVSLILSGICTPLVFSVHTIVSFDFATSVIKGWHSTIFPPYFVAGAIFSGFAMVQTLLGIARKVLHLEDYITQKHVENMNMVILATCGIVGIAYISEFILAWYSGSPFEDFTYFSTEAATGSYWWAFWILIICNVLIPQALWFKRIRKSFLWSFVISIFINIGMWFERFDIIVLNLSHDYLPSTWTGFLPSFVDIGIFIGTFGFFFVLYLLYGITIPVIAQSELKTILKSSNEKYRRKQV, encoded by the coding sequence ATGATGTTCTCTTATGAGTATCCTATACGAAAGCCTTTAATTTTAGGTAAAAAAAACTATAATGATCTTACTAAAGATGTTTCTTGTACGGTAGAGACTAAAGCAGGAAAGCTTTGGTGGATTTCTTTCATTATTGCATTAACTGCAATGATTTGGGGGGGAGTATGCATTTTTTATACAGTAGGAAAAGGAATAGGAACCTGGGGATTAAATAGAACCATAAATTGGGCTTGGGATATCACAAATTTTGTTTGGTGGGTAGGAATTGGACATGCTGGAACTCTAATATCCGCTGTTTTACTTTTATTTCGTCAGAAATGGAGATTATCTATTAATCGTTCTGCAGAAGCAATGACTATTTTTGCTGTAATGCAAGCTAGCATTTTCCCAATTATCCATATGGGACGTCCTTGGAATTCATATTGGGTTTTTCCCATTCCAAATAAATTCGGAACATTTTGGCCAAATTTTAATTCTCCGCTTCTTTGGGATGTATTTGCTATCAGCACTTATTTTTCAGTTTCAACTATTTTTTGGTTTCTGGGATTGATTCCAGACTTTGCCATGCTCCGAGATTATTCTGTTAAACCTCTTCAAAAGAAAATATATAGTATATTAAGCTTTGGTTGGGGAGGAAAGGCTAAACAATGGAAGAATTTTGAAGAGGTTTCTTTAATTCTATCTGGTATTTGTACCCCATTAGTATTTTCAGTACATACTATTGTTTCTTTTGATTTCGCTACATCGGTAATTAAAGGATGGCATAGTACTATTTTTCCACCTTATTTTGTAGCTGGTGCAATTTTTTCAGGATTTGCAATGGTTCAAACATTGCTAGGAATAGCTAGAAAAGTATTGCATTTAGAAGATTATATAACCCAAAAACACGTTGAAAATATGAATATGGTAATTCTGGCAACCTGTGGTATAGTAGGTATAGCTTATATTTCAGAATTTATTTTAGCCTGGTATTCAGGCAGCCCATTTGAAGATTTTACCTATTTTTCTACAGAAGCAGCAACAGGGTCATATTGGTGGGCTTTCTGGATTTTGATTATATGCAACGTATTAATTCCCCAAGCTTTGTGGTTTAAAAGAATTAGGAAAAGTTTTCTTTGGTCTTTCGTAATTTCGATATTCATTAATATAGGTATGTGGTTTGAGCGTTTTGATATAATAGTGCTAAATCTTAGTCACGATTATCTACCGTCCACTTGGACAGGTTTTTTACCCTCCTTTGTTGATATAGGAATATTTATAGGAACTTTTGGATTCTTTTTTGTTCTTTATCTTTTATATGGAATTACAATTCCAGTAATAGCACAATCAGAATTAAAAACCATTTTAAAATCATCAAATGAAAAATATAGAAGAAAACAGGTGTAG
- a CDS encoding DUF3341 domain-containing protein, which produces MKNIEENRCRIIYVLYKDEEVLLKGIKILIDKGVKIQEVYTPFPIHGLDKILNLGKTSLSKMAFIYGFLGMFLSFVLTWYTMNYDWPQNIGGKPSFFWHMNVPAFVPVIFEFTIFCTAHFLCISYLIKCALFPGSKDQNPDPRSTDDKFLLEIRDQKISNELINFIKKSGSIEITLKDL; this is translated from the coding sequence ATGAAAAATATAGAAGAAAACAGGTGTAGGATCATTTACGTCCTATATAAGGATGAGGAAGTTTTATTAAAAGGGATCAAAATCTTGATAGATAAAGGGGTAAAAATTCAAGAAGTTTATACACCATTTCCCATCCACGGATTAGATAAAATCCTAAATTTAGGAAAAACGTCTCTCTCTAAAATGGCCTTTATTTATGGTTTTTTGGGAATGTTTTTATCTTTTGTATTAACCTGGTATACAATGAATTATGATTGGCCTCAAAATATTGGTGGAAAACCTTCTTTTTTTTGGCATATGAATGTTCCAGCTTTTGTCCCAGTTATTTTTGAATTTACGATTTTTTGCACAGCACATTTTCTTTGCATTTCATATTTAATTAAATGTGCTTTATTTCCTGGATCTAAAGATCAAAATCCAGATCCAAGAAGTACAGATGATAAATTTCTTCTAGAAATTAGAGATCAAAAGATTTCTAATGAACTAATTAATTTTATTAAAAAAAGTGGTTCCATAGAGATTACTCTGAAAGATTTATGA
- the clpX gene encoding ATP-dependent Clp protease ATP-binding subunit ClpX yields the protein MKRELKCVFCGRKRAEVIVLIGGVEEEGYICDHCISQASLLMKKRSFFKRIGNPILHTPHYNNTHTQNNNKNLRNFMTPKDIKFYLDKHVIGQDEAKKTLSVSIYNHYKCIAYYDYLEDGLELEKSNILMIGATGTGKTLLAQSISQLLKVPFTIVDATVFTEAGYVGEDVESILTRLLQAADYDIKYAEQGIVFIDEIDKIARRGDNPSITRDVSGEGVQQALLKILEGSIVHIPPQGGRKHPDQRMIPINTKKILFISGGSFDGLERIISNRLNLSRIGYQTKKKEMKNRENLLHFVLAQDIQEFGLIPELIGRFPVIVHLDPLDPSFLKRILLEPNNSLIKQYQKIFSLDKRSLNFTDEALDIISEKSLEFNLGARGLRSFCEYILRDIMFDIDGPVNILIDKEFILEKIRPLCYLNKFE from the coding sequence ATGAAAAGAGAGTTAAAATGTGTTTTTTGTGGCCGAAAAAGAGCAGAAGTAATTGTACTCATAGGTGGAGTAGAAGAAGAAGGATATATCTGCGATCATTGTATATCTCAAGCTAGTCTCTTAATGAAAAAGAGATCCTTTTTCAAAAGGATAGGAAATCCTATACTTCATACTCCTCATTATAATAATACTCATACTCAGAATAACAATAAAAATTTAAGAAATTTTATGACCCCTAAAGATATTAAATTTTATTTAGATAAACATGTCATAGGCCAGGATGAAGCTAAAAAGACACTTTCTGTTTCTATCTACAATCACTACAAATGCATCGCATACTATGATTATTTGGAGGATGGATTAGAATTGGAAAAATCTAATATTTTGATGATTGGGGCAACTGGAACAGGAAAGACTTTACTTGCACAAAGTATTTCCCAACTTTTAAAGGTACCATTTACAATAGTTGATGCAACTGTCTTTACAGAAGCAGGATATGTGGGGGAAGATGTGGAAAGCATCTTAACCAGATTATTACAAGCTGCAGATTACGATATAAAATATGCAGAACAAGGAATAGTTTTTATTGACGAAATAGACAAAATAGCTAGGAGAGGAGATAATCCTTCTATTACCCGGGATGTTTCCGGAGAAGGAGTACAACAAGCTTTGCTGAAAATATTAGAAGGGTCTATTGTTCACATTCCACCTCAAGGTGGAAGAAAGCATCCGGATCAAAGAATGATCCCTATTAATACTAAGAAAATATTGTTTATATCAGGAGGGTCTTTCGATGGTTTAGAAAGAATAATCTCCAATAGATTGAATTTATCCAGAATAGGATATCAAACCAAAAAAAAAGAAATGAAAAATAGAGAAAACCTTTTACATTTTGTTCTGGCTCAAGATATTCAGGAATTTGGCTTAATTCCTGAATTAATAGGGCGTTTTCCAGTTATTGTTCATTTAGATCCTTTGGATCCAAGTTTTCTGAAAAGGATTTTATTAGAACCCAATAACTCCTTGATTAAACAATATCAAAAGATCTTCTCTTTGGATAAAAGATCTTTAAATTTTACAGATGAAGCTTTAGATATTATTTCCGAAAAGTCTTTGGAATTTAATTTAGGCGCTCGAGGTTTGCGTTCTTTTTGCGAATATATTTTAAGAGACATCATGTTTGATATAGATGGTCCTGTAAATATTTTAATTGATAAAGAGTTTATCCTAGAAAAGATTCGTCCACTTTGTTACTTAAATAAATTTGAATAG